Part of the Pseudophryne corroboree isolate aPseCor3 unplaced genomic scaffold, aPseCor3.hap2 scaffold_2068, whole genome shotgun sequence genome, CACGGTCATTggctattgttatactgcagctctaGTTCCCAACACACAGAGACCTTCCCAAGGGGAAAAGTACCTCCAGGTCCACTTGTCAGACCTCTCCTGTCTTTATCAAGACAAATTTATATAAAACACTTGTCACATTCAGAAAATAAATATTGGTTCCATTGAATTCATACAGTTGTGATAAGTTACATTAGTTATGATACACAAGCTGCATTCAGGCCCTCAGAGTGACTCCGCATGTGATTACTGAGTGTTTTCTTACtagtaaaacacttgctacattcagaacatgtaaatggtttctctcctgtgtgactcctctgatgtataataagAAGTGATTTCCtggaaaaacatttgctgcattcagaacatgtaaatggtttctctcctgtgtgactcctctgatgtataacaagatgtgacttctgggaaaaacacttcctacattcagaacattcaaatggtttctctcctgtgtgactcctctgatgtataacaagctttGACTTCTGGGGAAAACACTTcttacattcagaacatgtaaatggtttctctcctgtgtgactcctctgatgtataacaagatgtgaattccgggaaaaacacttgctacattcagaacatataaatggtttctctcctgtgtgactcctctgatgtataacaagatatgacttatgggaaaaacatttgctgcactcagaacatataaatgatttctctcctgtgtgactcctctgatgtcgaATAAGAAATGActtatgggaaaaacacttgctacattcagaacatttaaatggtttctctcctgtgtgaatcctctgatgtataacaagatatgacttcctggcaaaacatttgctgcattcagaacatataattgtgttttctcctgtgtgactcctgtgatgtataacaagctctgacttctgggaaaaacacttgctgcattcagaacattcaaatggtttttctcctgtgtgaactctctgatgtataacaagctctgacttctgggaaaaacacttgctgcattcagaacattcaaatggtttctctcctgtgtgactcctctgatgtctgatAAGCTGCGATTTAtatgtaaagcttctgtcacactccGAGCACAtatgtggtttctctcctgtgtgactcttcTGATGTCTGCTAAGATGTGATTTACATGTAAAGCGTCTGTCACACTCcgagcacagatgtggtttctctcctgtgtgactcctctgatgtataacaagatgtgacttctgggagaaacacttgctgcattcagaacaaatAAATGGTTTCTcttctgtgtgactcctctgatgtataagaagAAGTGACTTcttggaaaaacacttgctgcattcagaacattcaaatggtttctctcctgtgtgactcctctgatgtatgataAGTTTTGATTTATgtgtaaagcttctgtcacactcagagcacagatgtggtttctctcctgtatgactcctctgatgtatgagaagatatgacttctgggaaaaacacttgctacattcagaacattcaaatggtttctctcctgtgtgactcctctgatgtatgataAGTTTTGATTTATGTGTAAAGcttttgtcacactcagagcacagatgtggtttctctcctgtgtgactcctctgatgtatgagaAGATATGATTTACttgtaaagcttctgtcacacacagagcacagatgtggtttctctcctggCACCTGCACGACCCGCTCGCTTGACTCCCGCCGGCCGGCCGCTGTGAGCGCCATTGTGCGCTGTGAAGGAAGGCCTCTGCCACGGACCTGCCGTCTGCCTCCCGGCCGCCGCTGTGACTGAGCGCCAGACAGTGTGCGCAGACACGGAGGGCCCCGGTCCGGACCTGCCACCCACCCGCTGACAATGATGAAGGGCTCGGGGTAAGCTGCAAGCGTGTAgcaatggaggggtgtgtgtgttatTGGAGGGGTAAGAGGGGGGGGTGcatgcatgtgtccagcaatggaggggtgtgtgtgttatTGTAGGGGTAAGggggtgtgtgtgcatgcatgtgtcCACCAATGGAGGGGTTTGTGTGTGTTGTTTGAGGGGTAagcaagggtgtgtgtgtgtgcatgtgtccagcaataGAGGGGTAAGCAGGCATTTATGTatgttgctggaggggtaagcaggggtgtgcgtGTCACCGCATATCCATGGTgcgcctgtttgtgtgtgtgtactgcctggaggggtaagcaggagtgtgcgtgtCACCGCAtatccatggtgtgtgtgtgtgtgtctggcttaGAGGGGTAAGCAGAAGTGTGTGTACACTTGGAGGGCTAAGCAgtagtatgcgtgtgttgtgtgtgtatgtatgtatatatatatatatatatatatatatatatatatatatatatacacacacagtactgtccaTAAACTAAAGAATCCCACAGGAACCAAGTTCAGGATAGACCAGCAAGAAAACATGCAGCACAAGTAATTAAGCAGCAAAGTGTCATATGCAATGATATACTCAACATACCAAAATGGGATGTTGAGTATATCATTGCATATGACACTTTGCTGCTTAATTActtgtgctgcatgtttgcatATTTTGCACTTTATTAAATTACAGAAAGTTTTTCTCATGATTTGAacagtgtgctggtctatcctgaACTTGGTTCCTGTGGGATTCTTTAGTTTTTGGACAGTACTGTATTATTTATCTGACCTGGCACCTACATATTGATTTGGAAGTGTGCTGCGGCTCTTTTcatggaattttatatatatacatgtgtgtgtatgtatatatataaataattgtatgtAGGTCGAAGtagcggcacttctccacagacccggaagtatgtatattttttaattggCAGACAGCAGCAGCATGTAGGAAAGAGCCCTGGAGGATTCACGAAGACCGGAGGAGCTGAGACATGCGCACAAGCTGAAGAGATGCAAGGGAGCAAGCCgcaggaccaggagaggaccaacgccagggaggagctgccTATGCCTGTCACCAGAGCaaccagagccgtccgcgctgagtggagaagacacCGCGGAAGAGGACgagtccagccagccgcaggaccggggaaggacatccaaccttcagtggagcgggaccctgcagcaaaggaggagactgaccagcaacGGGATCACCGGCATCGCGGAGGACACCCGCTTACCGGAGCAAGGACCCAcagaagaccctggctggcttaaagaagatggTGCAGAACAACGGGGAGTACGGCGCACTTCAGGATCCTGCatcaggagagaagatccccctacatagcgcagcagaccacactgaaaagggtgcatccccggtgcggtgctctgcatcccgggtggcgccgaagacgttgagtgtcggaggtggcagaagcgccgcagcttggggtgagaaaccgctgcaacccttccgctgctaaactctgcaaatagtaaattaagggggtaggctcccctcaccacagtgccccacaggattagttaattaagggccccacaggattagttaattga contains:
- the LOC135005572 gene encoding zinc finger protein 850-like, coding for MALTAAGRRESSERVVQVPGEKPHLCSVCDRSFTSKSYLLIHQRSHTGEKPHLCSECDKSFTHKSKLIIHQRSHTGEKPFECSECSKCFSQKSYLLIHQRSHTGEKPHLCSECDRSFTHKSKLIIHQRSHTGEKPFECSECSKCFSKKSLLLIHQRSHTEEKPFICSECSKCFSQKSHLVIHQRSHTGEKPHLCSECDRRFTCKSHLSRHQKSHTGEKPHMCSECDRSFTYKSQLIRHQRSHTGEKPFECSECSKCFSQKSELVIHQRVHTGEKPFECSECSKCFSQKSELVIHHRSHTGENTIICSECSKCFARKSYLVIHQRIHTGEKPFKCSECSKCFSHKSFLIRHQRSHTGEKSFICSECSKCFSHKSYLVIHQRSHTGEKPFICSECSKCFSRNSHLVIHQRSHTGEKPFTCSECKKCFPQKSKLVIHQRSHTGEKPFECSECRKCFSQKSHLVIHQRSHTGEKPFTCSECSKCFSRKSLLIIHQRSHTGEKPFTCSECSKSFTHKSKLIIHQRSHTGEKPFECSECSKCFSKKSLLLIHQRSHTEEKPFICSECSKCFSQKSHLVIHQRSHTGEKPHLCSECDRRFTCKSHLSRHQKSHTGEKPHMCSECDRSFTYKSQLIRHQRSHTGEKPFECSECSKCFSQKSELVIHQRVHTGEKPFECSECSKCFSQKSELVIHHRSHTGENTIICSECSKCFARKSYLVIHQRIHTGEKPFKCSECSKCFSHKSFLIRHQRSHTGEKSFICSECSKCFSHKSYLVIHQRSHTGEKPFICSECSKCFSRNSHLVIHQRSHTGEKPFTCSECKKCFPQKSKLVIHQRSHTGEKPFECSECRKCFSQKSHLVIHQRSHTGEKPFTCSECSKCFSRKSLLIIHQRSHTGEKPFTCSECSKCFTSKKTLSNHMRSHSEGLNAACVS